The Streptomyces sp. WZ-12 genome segment GGAGGTGGCCCGGATGTCCGGGGTGACGTCCCGGACGCTGCGGCACTACGACGAGATCGGCCTGTTGCCGCCCGCGGGGATCGGCAGCAACGGACACCGGTACTACGCGGAGGCGGATCTGCTGCGGTTGCAACAGATCCTGCTGATGCGGGAGTTGGGCGTGGGACTGCGGGAGATCCGCGAGGTCCTGGACAGCCAGCGGGACCAGGTGGCCGTGCTGCGCGAGCACCACCGGCGGTTGCTGGGGGAGCGGAGCCGGCTGGAGACGCTGGCCCGGACGGTCGCCCGCACCATCGCCGACTTGGAGAAGGACGAGGGGAACGAGGACATGACGGTCCAGATCAACCGGCCGGAGAACCTCTTCGAGGGGTTCGAGCCGTCCCGTTACGAGGCCGAGGTCGAGGCGGAGGTCCGCGAGCGGTGGCCGGCGGCCTGGGAACAGTCCCGGCAGGCCGTCGCGGGCATGACCGCGGAGGACACCGAGCGCTGGCAGCGCGAGGTGACGGCGCAACTGATCCGCATGGCGGAGTTCATGGTGGCCGGTGCTCCGGCGGACGACCCCGCCGTGCAGACCGAGGTGGCGGCCCACTACCAGGGTGTGTGCCGCTTCTGGACGCCCAACAAGGCCGCCTACGAGGGCCTGGCGCAGCGGTACGTCGATGACCCGCAGATGCGGGGCAACTTCGAGAAGATCGCCGAGGGGCTGGCCGCGTACCTGAGCGCGGCGATGATCGTCTACGCCGGCGCCCGGCTGAGCTGATCGCGCACACAACTGTCGGGGGGCTGCAGACCTCCGGCAGTACGTGCCCCGCGCGGGGACCCGCCCGCGCGCCCCGCGTCCGTCCGTCCCCGGACGGGTGGGGCGTGAAAGACCCTTGCGCTCCGCGGCCGGCGTGTAGTCGGCTGACCCTCATGGGCAACAGGAGGGGCTGGCGGAACATGAGGAAGCGGAGCGTCATCACGTTGTTCGCCGCGCTGGTCGCGGGCTCGCTCTGTGCCGGCGTGCCGCAGCCGCGCGCCCGGGCCGCCGACGGCCCGTCGCCGGGCGCCGGTTCGCCCGTGTTGCCTGGCGTCGATCTGGACACGGTGACGATCCCGGAACTCCAGGCACGGATGGCCGCCGGCTCGCTGACGTCCTCGGCCCTGACCGCCGCCTACTTGGCGCGGATCGAGGCCATCGACCCCAAGATCCACGCGGTGTTGCGCACCGACCCGACGGCCCTGCGACAGGCCGCCGCCAGCGATGCCAGGCACCGCCGCGGTGCCCCGCGCGGCCCGCTCGACGGCATCCCCGTCTTGCTCAAGGACAACGTGGACACCAGGGGCCTGGCCTCGACCGCCGGCTCGCTGGCGCTGGCCGGCAGCCCGCCCGACCGGGACGCCGTCCTGGTGACCCGGCTGCGGGACGCGGGCGCGGTGATCCTCGGCAAGACCAATCTGTCGGAGTGGGCCAACTTCCGTGCGGACAAGCCCACTTCGGGCTGGTCTGCGGTGGGCGGGCAGACTCACAACCCCTATGTCCTGGACCGCAATCCGTGCGGTTCCTCCGCCGGTTCGGCCGCCGCGCTCGCCGCGTCGCTGGCGCAGGTGGCCATCGGCAGCGAGACGGACGGCTCCATCGTGTGTCCGGCCGGGATGAACGGCGTGGTCGGGCACAAGCCCAGTCTCGGCCTGGTGAGCCAGTCCGGGATCGTGCCGATCTCCGCCGAGCAGGACACCGCCGGCCCGATGGCGCGCAACGTGATCGACACCGCGCTCGCCTTCGCGGTGCTCAGCGGGCGTGAACCCGCCGCCGTCCAGGGCTCGTCGGCGCACTCCGACGGGTTGCGCGGCAAGCGGATCGGCCTGTGGCGACTGCCCGAGCTCGGGCCGGACGTGGACGCCGTGATGTCCCGGACCGCGGACGCGCTGCGGCACGCCGGCGCCGAGGTCGTCGAGGTGATGCCGCCCTACCAGAAGCGGTTGGCCGAGCTCGAATACCCGGCGCTGCTCAGCGAGTTCCACCGGGACATCGACGCCTACCTCCCCACCCGCAAGGGGCCGCAGAACCTCGCCGAGCTGATCGCGTTCAACCGCAGCCACCCGGCGGAGCACACCTGCTTCGCCGGCCAGGAACTCTTCGAGAAGGCGCTGGCCGCGCCGTCCACCAGCGACCCCACGTACCGCGCCGGCCGCGCCGAGTTGAAGGCGTTGTCCCGGCGCTCCATCGACGAGACCATGGCCGCGCACCACCTGGACGCCATCGCCGCGCCGACCAACCCGCCCGCCTGGACGACGGACTGCGCACGGGGCGACACCGACCTCATCCCGTCCTCGACCCCGGCGGCCGTGTCCGGCTACCCGTCGCTGTCGGTGCCCGCCGGAACGGTGCACCAACTCCCCGTCGGCCTGCTGCTGATGGCCGGCAACCACCAGGACGAGCGCCTGCTGTCGCTGGGCGCCGCGGTGGAACACCGGCTGCACGCCTGGCGAGCCCCGCGCTACCTGCCGACGCTGGGGCCCGACGGCCCCCGTTGAAGGGCCCGTCGGCTTTGCGCCAACCTTGAGGCACCTGTTCGGAAGAATGTGCCGAAAAGGTCCTCGCAATCCCTCGATCGGGTGACGAAGATACCTCGGTGATTGATGATCGTCGTCGTGCCATGCACCGTCGCCGGGTCCTCCGGACCGGTCTGGCCGCCCTCAGCACCCTGTCGATAGTGTCCGCCGTGCCGGCTGCCGCCCAGCCTGCCAACCCCCCTGCCTCCCCGTCGCCTTCGGTCCGCCCGCTGAACCCGGCCGAGGCGCGCACCGCCGCCTACCTGGAGTCCATCCGCTCCGACCCGGCGCGACTGCGCGGCTTCTTCCGGCAGCTCCCCAAGGGCGGTGATCTGCACAACCACCTCTCCGGCGCAATACCCACCGAGTACCTGATCACGTTGGCCGCCGAGGACAAGCTGTGCATCGACACCAAGACGATGACGGCGGTACCGGGGCCGTGCGGCGCGGGCAAGCGGCCGGCGGCGGACGCCACGACCGACCGGACCTTCCACGACGCGCTGCTGCGGGCCTGGTCGATGCAGGACTTCCCGGCCGGCGGGTCGGGGCACGACCACTTCTTCGACACGTTCGGCAAGTTCGGTGAGGTGACCTGGCGGCACCGCGGCAAGCTGCTGTCGAAGGTCGCCGACGGCATCGCCGCGCAGAACCAGTTCTACGTGGAGACCCTGGTCACCCCCGCCTCCGAGGAGGCCAAGAAGGTTGCCGACCAGGTGGGTTGGCACCCCGACTTCGCCCGCATGCACCGGGAGCTGGCCGCCGACGGCAAGCTGGACCGACTGGTCGCCACGGCCCGCAAGGAGGCCGACGACGCGGACGCAGAGTTCCGCGCCACCTCCCACTGCGGCACCGCGCACGCCGCCCCCGGCTGCCAACTGACCGTCCGCTGGAACTCCCAGGTCTCCCGGGGCAGCAGCCCCGAGCGGGTCTTCACACAGATGGAGGTCGGGCTGCGGCTGGCCGAACGGGACCCGCGGTTCACCGCCGTCAACCTCGTCCAGCCCGAGGACGGCGAGCGCGCGCTGAGCGACTACCGCCTCCAGATGCGGATGCTGGACTATCTGCACAAGGTCTACCCGAAGGCCCACATCACCCTGCACGCGGGCGAGTTGGCGCCGGGCCTGGTCAAGCCGGAGGACCTGAAGTTCCACATCAACGAGGCGGTCAACGTCGCCCACGCCGAGCGCATCGGCCACGGCGTCGACCTCGTCCACGAGGACGACTGGCGGCAGTTGGCGCGCACCATGGCCGCCCGTGAGGTGGCCGTCGAGGTGCCCTTCACCAGCAACGCCCAGATCCTCGGCGTGAAGGGCGCGGAGCACCCCTTCACCACCTACCGCGCGTACGGCGTGCCGATCGTGCTGGCCACCGACGACCCCGGCGTCTCCCGGATCGACATCAGCCACGAGTACCAGTACGCCGCCACGACGTACCAACTCGGTTACGGCGAGCTGAAGGACCTGGCCCGCGCCTCCCTCCAGTACTCCTTCCTCCCCGGCCGCAGCCTGTGGCAGGGCAACCCGACCCGGCACGGCTACCACCCCGTCGACACCTGCCGCGGACAGGTCCCCGGCAACGGGACCCCCGGTGCGGCCTGCCGGCGGCTGCTCGCGGACAGCCCCAAGGCGGCCGTCGAGTGGCGGCAGGAGGCCGCCTTCGCCTCCTTCGAGCGGCAGTTCGGCCACCGCTGACCGCGGCGGCCGGCCCGGGCCCCGGTGCACCCGTCGACGACGGGGCGCCGGGGCCCGGCCGCGTCCGGCTACGCCGGCCCGGACGCCCCCGTCGCCTCCGACGCCCCACCCGTCTTCGCGCGGAAGTCCAGCAGGTAGAAGACCTTGTCCCAACGGCGTTCCCCGATGGCCACGAAACCGGGGAGGCGGCCGTATTCCCAAAAGCCCAACGACCGGTACAGGCGCAGCGCGTGGGCGTTGTCGGCCCGGGCGTCCAGGGTGAGCACCTCGATGCCGGCGGCCCGGGCGTCGGCGATCAGCGCGCCGGCCAGCGTCCGACCGATGCCGCGGCGGTGCGCGGTGCCGGCCACCGCCAGCTTCTCCAGGTCGGCGTGCGGGCGGTGGGTGGGGCGGGCGTAGCGCAGCCAGTAGCCCAGGCCGATCAGGGTGCGGCCGGCGTAGGCGGCGCGCAGCGCCCCGTCGCCGGCCGCGGCGGCGGTCAGCACCCGGTCGACCAGCTCGGCGACCTCCGCGGGCCCGGGCGGATCGACCCAGCCGAGCGGCGCGCCGTCGGCGACCAGGCCGGCGAGGATCCGGTGCGCGGAACCGGGGAACTCCGCGGCCCGTTCGGGGTCGGCGGCCAGCGCGTGGGCATCCAGGACGACGGTCTCGTGGTCGGACTCGTTGATCTTGAGGGGGTGCATGGGCGGCAGCCTAGGAGGTGGCCGGCGCGACGAACAGCGGCCGCTCGCGCCCCGTCGCGCGGGGCGTGCGCCGTCAGTCCAGGGGGAGTTGGCGGACCGCGGCGGCCAGGGCGGCGCCGACCCGGCGGACGTCCTCGGGGGCGGTCCGCCAGTTGCTGAACGCGGCCCGGAGCGCGGGCAGTCCGGCGTGCACGGTCGGGGTGAGGAAGACCTCGGTGGCCAGCGCGTCGGCGAGGGCGGCGAGGCGGTCGGCGGTGGGGCGGGTGGCGAGGGTGAAGCAGACGACGTTGAGGTGGACGGGGGAGAGCAGCCGCAGCCCGTCGAGGGCGGCGACCGTCGCGCCCAGGGTGCGGGCGCCCTCGACGCAGCGCTCCACGATCTCGCGGTGACCCTCGCGCCCGTAGGCGCGCAGCGTGAACCAGGCGGGCAGGGCGCGCAGTCGGCGGGAGTTCTCCGGGGTGAGGTGGACGAGGTCGGGGGTGTCGCCGAGCGGGCCCAGATAGGCGGCGGCGTTCTGGAAGACCCGGGCCTGGAGGTCCGGGCGGCGGGTGAACTGGACCGCGCTGTCGTAGGGGACGTTGAGCCACTTGTGCAGGTCGATGCAGAGCGAGTCGGCCAGGTCCAGGCCGTCGGCGAGGTGCGCGTGGCGCGGGGAGAGCGCGGCGAAGGCGCCGAACGCGGCGTCGAGGTGCAGCCAGCAGCCGTAGCGGTCGCGGAGTTCGGCCAGGGCGCGGAGGTCGTCGAAGTCGACGGTGTTGACGGTGCCGGCGTTGGCGACGATGACGCAGGGGCCGTCGGCCTCCTGGAGGGCGCGTTCCAGCGCGGCCGGGTCGACCGCCTCCCGGTCGGGGAGGGTGGGCACGGTGACCAGCGCGGCGCGGCCGAGGCCGAGCACCGACAGCCCCTTGGCGATGCTGGAGTGCGCGGCGCCGGACAGCACCCGCACCGGCCCGAGGGCGGCCACCCCGTCCTCGGCCGGCGAGACGCCGCGCCGCTCGCCGAGCCATTCCCGGGCGATGGCCAGTCCGACGGTGTTGGACTGGGTGGCGCCGCTGACCAGCGCGCCGTGGTGGGCGTCGGAGAGTCCGAAGAGCGCGCGCAGCCAGCCGACCGTCTCCCGTTCCAGGTGCTGCCCGGTGGCGTCCAGGGACGACATGGAGTTCTGGTCAGCGGCCGCGGTCAGCCAGTCGCCGGCCAGGGCCGCCGGGGTCGCCCCGCCGGTGACGAAGCCGAGGTAGCGGGGGCCGGCGCTGGCCGAGAGGCCGGGCTCCCAGCGTGCGGTGAAGTCCCCCAGCGCGTCCCGGAGTCCGCTGGCGTGTTCGGGGAGCGGGGCCGGTTCGGGGGCGGGGCGCGCGGGGACGACGGGGGCTTGGTCGAGGCCGTCGAGGAAGGCCGCGGCGTGCTGCCGGGTGGTCTCCAACAGGTCGGGCAGCGCGGCGAGATCCGCGGCGAGCTGGGGGTGCACGAGGCGCTCCGTTCGTCGAGTGGGCACGACGCTAGCGGGGGCGGGCCACCGGCCGCCTGGTCCAATTCAAGGGAAGTGGACTGGAATCGGGGCCGGGCGGACTGGTCGAGTGGGCGGTCCTCCCGGGCCGGGGATCAGCCACTGGCTCGGACGCCCCTCCGGCCGGAGCTCAGCCGTGGGGGAAGGGGGCCGGGCGTCGCGCGTCGACGGTGCGCCGACGCGCAACGCCCGGCGGCCGGAGGGGAGTTCAGGCGGTGGTGCGGTCGGCCGGGGCCATGCGGGCGAGGGCGGTGCGCAGCGCGGCGTTGAAGGCTTCGGGGCGCTCCTGGTGCGGCATGTGCCCGGAGCCGGCGATGACGTCGACCTCGGCGCCGGGGGTGCGGGCGGCGCAGGTGCGGGGGACCTCCAGCGGGATCTCGGTGTCCAACTCGCCGTGGATGTAGTGGATCGGCACCCGGAGGCCGGGCAGGACCGGCCGCGGGTCGTAGCCGCCGGCCTCGGCGAAGTGCTGGTCGATGTGGACGCCGGAGTCGAGGATCTGCCGGACCGTCCAGTCGATGAGGGCGGGGGAGGTGCCCGGCGCGTACCACCCCGGCACCCAGTTGGCGACCGTGCCGGCCCGGTCGCGGCGCAGATCGTCCCGCAGCTCCGCTATCGGCATCCCCGTGGACGGCCAGTACGCCGGCCCGTCCACCGAGACCACCCCGCCGATCAACTCCGGCCGTCGTAGCCCCAGTTCGGTGGCGAAGGACCCGCCGATCGACGAGCCGACGACCACCGGCCGGTCCAGCCGCAGCGCGCCGATCAGCGCCGCCAGGTCGCTGGCCACGCCGGCGGTGGTGTTGCCGCGGACGGGTCGGGCGGAGCGTCCGCAGCCCCGCCAGTCGACGGTGACGACCCGGTGGTCCCGGGCGAACCCGGCCTGCTGTGCGCCCCAGGTGCGGCCGCTGGTGCCCCAGCCGTGCAGGAACAGCAGCGCCGGGCCGGTCCCCTCGTCCTCGTAGTGGTAGGTGGTGTCGTTGACGTCCAGGTTGGGCATGGTGGATTCCTCTGCCTCGTGGGCCCGGTGGGGCCGCGCGGTTCGTGATGCCCTCAGCCAACCGCGCTCACGCCCGCCGACCAACGGGCGATCCCCGCCTACACTGATCGCGATCGGTGATCAATACCGATCACGGTGAACGGGGGAACCATGGAGATCCGACAGCTTCGCTACTTCCTGACGGTGGCGGAGGAGCTGCACTTCGGCCGCGCCGCCGAGCGGCTGCACATCGTGCAGTCCGCGGTCAGCCAGCAGCTCCGCCGGCTCGAACGCGAGCTGGGAACCGAGCTGTTCACCCGCTCCACCCGCGTCGTCCGGCTCACCGCGGCCGGCGAGCGGCTGCTGCCCTACGCCCGGGAGATGCTCGCCCTCCAGGCCCGGGCCCGGGAGGCGCTCGACGAACTGCGCGCCGAACAGGCCGCGACGGTGCGGCTCGGCACCAGCTCCGGGCTGGGCGCCTGGCTCGATGCGGTGCTCGCCGCGTTCACCCGGACCGCCGGCCACGCCCAGCTCGAACTCGTCACCGGCAGCACCGAGGAGCGCCTGGCATGGGTGCGGACCGGTGAGCTGGACGCCACCCTGCTGCGCGGTGAACGCGCCGACCCCGGGCTGGAGTTCCTGCCGCTGTGGCAGGACGGGCTGATGGCGGCGCTGCCGGCCCGCCACGAGCTCGCCGCGCGGGACACCGTCGAGCTGGCCGACCTCGCCGCCCTCCCGCTGCGGCTCTCCCCGCGCGCCCGCAATCCCGCCCTGCACGACCTGGTCCTGCGCTCCTGCCGGGCGGCCGGCTACGAGCCCGTCCGGGGGCCGGAGTTCACCAACGCCCAGGACACCCTGGCCGCCGTCGGCTACGGCAAACCGTCCTGGACGGTCTTCTACGCCGCGCACGCCGAGCAACTCCCCGTGCCCGGCGTGGTGTTCCGCCCGCTGACCGGGCCCGCGCCGGTCATGCGGAGCTACCTCGCGGTGCGCGGCGGCCCGCCCCGCGCCGGGCTGCGCGCCCTGATCGAGGCGTGCTACGCGGCCGTCGAGGGCGCCGGCGACGCGGTCACCGGCGCCGGCTAGCTGGCCCAGGCGTACCGGTGTTCCGGGCGTCCGGTGTCGCCGTACTTCAGGGTGAGGCTGATGTGGCCGGTGCGTTCGAGGTGTTTGAGGTAGCGCTGGGCGGTGGAGCGGCTGACGCCGGCGCGCTCGGCGACCTCGTGGGCGGAGAGCGGCAGCCCCGCCTCGTCCAGGGTGCGGCGGATCAGGTCGACGGTCGCGGCCGAGTGCCCCTTGGGTAGTTCGGCGTGCGGGGAGTCCGGGGTGCGCAGCGCGGCGAAGATCCGGTCCACCTGCTCCTGCCCGGCCTCGCCCCGACCGCCGACGCCCGCCACGGTGCGGCGCAGCGCGGCATAGGCGTCCAACTTGGCCCGCAGCCCGGCGAATCCGAAGGGTTTGACCAGGTACTGGAGGGCGCCGTACCGCATCGCCGCCTGCACCGTGGCGACGTCCCGGGCCGCGGTCACCATGATCACGTCGGTGTGGTGGCCCAGTTGGTGCAGCCGTCGCACCAGCGTCAGGCCGGTCTCGTCCGGCAGGTAGTGGTCGAGCAGCACCAGGTCGACGCGGAGGCGCTCCAACGTGGCCAGGGCCTGGGCGGCGGTGTGCGCGCGGCCGACGACCCGGAAGCCCGGCACCTGGGACACATACGCGGCGTTGATCTCCACGACGCGGAAGTCGTCGTCCACGACAAGGACATCGATCATGGTGACTCTCCTGTGGCCGTGAGCTGACGAGAGGCTGCGGCGGGTAGCGCCGCCTTCTGGGGGTGGGGGTCGGGAAGCGGGTGCGGGGCGCGCGCCACGGGGGCGGGCGCCAGCGCCTCGGGCAGTACGACGGTGAAGACCGCGCCGCCGCCGGCCCGGGCGGTGACCCGGGCCATCCCGCCGTACCGCTCGGACAGCCGGCGCACCAGCGCGAGCCCGATGCCCCGGCCCCGGGAGGCGACGGTGGCGCTCTTGGTGGACCAGCCCTCGGCGAAGACCTGTTCGCGCCGCTCCGGCGGCACGCCGGGCCCGGTGTCGCTGACCCGGACGACCGCGGTGGTCCCCTCGGCGCGCAGCTCCACCTCGACGAACGGTTCGGCGCGGCGGCGCTCGGCGGTGGCGTCCAGCGCGTTGTCGATGAGGTTGCCCAGGACGGTGACCAGGTCGCGCGGGTCCACCACGGCGTCCGGCAGCAGCGTGGCCGGCGACACCCGCAGGGCGACCCCGCGCTCGGCGGCGATCGCCGCCTTGCCGACCAACAGCGCGGACAGCAGCGGATCGTGCACCCGCTCGGCGATCTGTTCCGCGGACGCCCGGTGGGCGCTGGCCACCTCGGCGACGAACTCCACCGCCATGTCGTACCGGCCCAGTTCGAGCAGCCCGCGCACCGTGTGCAACTGGTTGGCGTGCTCGTGGTCCTGGGCGCGCAGCGCGTCCAACAGGCCCTGGGTGCTGTCCAACTCCCGGCCCAGCAGCTCCAGTTCGGTACGGTCCCGCAGGGTCACCACGGCGCCGCCGTCCCGGGTCGGTACGCGGTTGGCGACCAGCACCCGGCCGCCGCTGATCGCCAACAGGTCGCCGCCTGCCACCCGGCCCGCCAGCACGTCGGTGGTCCGGCCCGGCGGCAGCACCTCGTCCAGGGCGCGCCCCGCGGCGCTCGCGTCCAGCCCGAGCAGCCGCCCCGCCTCGTCGTTGACCAGCCGGATCCGGCCCCGCCGGTCGAAGGCCACCACCCCCTCCCGGATGCCGTGCAGCATCGCCTCCCGCTCGTCCAGCAGCGCCGAGATGTCCGCGGTGGCGACCCCGTGCGTACGGCGGCGCAGGCTCCGGGCGACCACCACGGCGGCCAGCACGCCGGCCGCCAGCGCCGCGCCCGCGTACCGCAACAGTCCCGGGATGGCGCGCAACAGCACGCCGTGCACGCTGTCGTAGGCGATGCCGACCGAGACCGCGCCGACGATCTGCCCGGTGGCGTCGCGCAGCGGCACCTTCGCCCGGGCCGAGCGACCCAGCGTGCCGGTGTCGATCTGGCGGACCGCGTGGCCGGCCAGGGTCCGGCTGGGGTCGGTGGAGACGTGGCGGCCGATCTCCGCGGCGTTGGTGTGTGACCAGCGGACGCCGCGGGTGTCCATGACGACGATGTAGAGCGCCCCGGTCGCCCGGCGAATCCGCTCCGCGGCGGACTGCACCGGACCGCGCGGCGCCGGCGCGGTGGCCGCCACGTCGCGGGCCAGCTCCGGGTCGGCGGCGGTGGTCTCGGCGATCGCCAGCGCCTGGCGCATCGCCTGGTCGTCCAGGGCGTGCCCGAGCGGGGCCAGGAACAGCCCGGTGGCCAGCACCGTCACCCCGGTGGTGATGGCCAGTTGTGCGGTCAGGACCTGCGCGAAGACGCGACGGGGCCAGTGGATCCGCATGCGGTCCCCCTTGTCTCGGCCGTCCTCCGCAGTGGAACGGAACGGACACTTCCTGTTGACGACGCTGGCTGTTGATCTGGTGTCAACGCAAGGTAAGCCGCCGGGGCCCGGCTGCCCAGCCCCCGTTGAACTTTTGTTGTTCTAGCGTGAGCAAAATGGGCACAACAGGGTTTGCGCTCAGAAAGACGGCTTGCGCCCACAAGGCTGCCGTGGTGGCCCGGCCCGCTCCTAGCCTCCCGGTCCATGAACAGCCACACGAGCCCCGCCATCGAGTTGCGGGGAGCGAGCAAGACCTTCCGCACTCCCTCCGGCGGTCTGCACACCGCCGTCCGGGACCTGGATCTGACCGTCGGACGCGGCGAGTTCGTCGCCGTGGTGGGGCCCACCGGCTGCGGCAAGTCCACCACTCTGACGCTGGTCAGCGGCCTGACGGAGCCCACCGAGGGCGAGGTGCTGGTCGCCGGTGAGCCGGTCCGCGGCATCGGCAACAAGGTCGGCTTCGTCTTCCAGCAGGACGCCGTCTTCCCCTGGCGCACCGTGCTCTCCAACGTCATGGCCGGCCCCCGCTTCCGCGGCGCCCCCAAGCCCGAGGCCAGGGAGCGCGCCCGCGAATGGCTCGCCCGGGTCGGCCTCGCCGGCTTTGCTGACCGCTATCCGCACCAGCTCTCCGGCGGCCAGCGCAAGCGCGTCGCGCTCGCCGCGACCTTCGTCAACGACCCCGAGATCCTGCTGATGGACGAGCCGTTCTCCGCGCTCGACGTGCAGACCCGGGCGCTGATGTCGGACGAGCTGCTGGAGCTGTGGTCCGGCACCGGCTCCTCCGTCGTCTTCGTCACCCACGACCTGGAGGAGTCCATCGCGCTGGCCGACAAGGTCGTGGTGATGACGGCCGGCCCCGCCACCGTCAAGGAGGTCTTCGCCATCGACCTGCCGCGGCCCCGCCGGGTCGAATCGGTGCGGCTGGAGCCGCGGTTCATCGAGATCTACCGGGAGATCTGGTCCTCGCTCGGCGAAGAGGTCCGCATCACCCGCGAAAGGGGTGCCGCCCGTGTCGCCTGAGACCGTCACCGCACCGGCCACCACCGAGCACGCCCCCGTGGGGGAGCGCGGCCAGGCCCGCGCCCGGGCCGCCCGCAACCGCAAGCTGGTCGTCTACGGCGCCCGCGCCGTCCTCCTGGTCGGGCTGCTCGCCCTGTGGGAGTGGCTGGCCCGGGCCGCCGTGATCGACCCGTTCAACTTCTCCATGCCGTCGAAGATCTGGCACCAGATCACCCAGTGGGCGCTCAACGGCACCCCGCAGGGCACCCTGTGGGAACAGATCTGGTACACGCTCTACGAGGCGCTGCTCGG includes the following:
- a CDS encoding sensor histidine kinase, whose translation is MRIHWPRRVFAQVLTAQLAITTGVTVLATGLFLAPLGHALDDQAMRQALAIAETTAADPELARDVAATAPAPRGPVQSAAERIRRATGALYIVVMDTRGVRWSHTNAAEIGRHVSTDPSRTLAGHAVRQIDTGTLGRSARAKVPLRDATGQIVGAVSVGIAYDSVHGVLLRAIPGLLRYAGAALAAGVLAAVVVARSLRRRTHGVATADISALLDEREAMLHGIREGVVAFDRRGRIRLVNDEAGRLLGLDASAAGRALDEVLPPGRTTDVLAGRVAGGDLLAISGGRVLVANRVPTRDGGAVVTLRDRTELELLGRELDSTQGLLDALRAQDHEHANQLHTVRGLLELGRYDMAVEFVAEVASAHRASAEQIAERVHDPLLSALLVGKAAIAAERGVALRVSPATLLPDAVVDPRDLVTVLGNLIDNALDATAERRRAEPFVEVELRAEGTTAVVRVSDTGPGVPPERREQVFAEGWSTKSATVASRGRGIGLALVRRLSERYGGMARVTARAGGGAVFTVVLPEALAPAPVARAPHPLPDPHPQKAALPAAASRQLTATGESP
- a CDS encoding ABC transporter ATP-binding protein — encoded protein: MNSHTSPAIELRGASKTFRTPSGGLHTAVRDLDLTVGRGEFVAVVGPTGCGKSTTLTLVSGLTEPTEGEVLVAGEPVRGIGNKVGFVFQQDAVFPWRTVLSNVMAGPRFRGAPKPEARERAREWLARVGLAGFADRYPHQLSGGQRKRVALAATFVNDPEILLMDEPFSALDVQTRALMSDELLELWSGTGSSVVFVTHDLEESIALADKVVVMTAGPATVKEVFAIDLPRPRRVESVRLEPRFIEIYREIWSSLGEEVRITRERGAARVA